The following proteins come from a genomic window of Diorhabda carinulata isolate Delta chromosome X, icDioCari1.1, whole genome shotgun sequence:
- the LOC130900414 gene encoding THO complex subunit 1 — protein sequence MNYNFEFLRKEYKNVLQKSFKTNNVNLLEQKVKSFGKTEIDLKSPLDQTLRDLLLKILEEEKSVVILKDYVDFSILLCRKGLSSPTIPVVLLGDIFETLTLDICENMFSFVEQNVHVWKEELFFSGCKNNLLRLCNDLLRRLSRTTATVFCGKILLFLAKFFPFSERSGLNIVSEFNLENVTEYGTDPTDDDGISDISKSGEEKNIIDFTFYCKFWQLQDFFRNPNQCYNKVQWKLFSSHATNVLNTFQGIKLDYVTSTEKSSNLGYFAKYLTSQKLLDLQLHDVNFRRSVLLQFLIVFQYFTSTVKFKSDAYELKNDQKEWISTNTEKVYNLLRETPPDGEEFAQIVKNLMHREELWNAWKNDSCPEIKKTLPQSVEVSESKKDADKRLLGDITKEANNQGKYFIGSGELTKLWNQCPNNLEACKGRNFLPTLEEFFSEPIQQLETNHKIDDSILKDGNLGWRALRLLARRSPQFFTYGTTVTNSLSSYLEVMIKKIAHEKPGKEVTQENQNDSEMDNILTETDQATEDLKPTDQEEFVEDTIVRPERKNITLQQLMYLSEKIAPNWQKLATKLGFKKDEIEFFEKENPTSVEQARNLLQLWFEDDEDATLENLAYTLEGLEMNEAAEAIKSEINIEVS from the exons ATGAATTACAATTTCGAATTTTTACGAAAGGAGTATAAA AACGTTTTACAAAAATCCTTCAAAACTAACAATGTGAACCTTCTCGAACAAAAGGTAAAATCATTTGGGAAAACTGAAATTGACTTGAAATCTCCTTTAGATCAAACTCTTCGAGATTTGCTACTAAAAATACTCGAAGAAGAGAAAAGTGTTGTTATTTTGAAAGATTATGTGGACTTTTCTATTTTACTGTGTAGAAAGGGTCTAAGCTCACCAACAATACCTGTTGTTCTTCTGggagatatttttgaaacactTACTCTCGATATATGTGAAAATATGTTTAGTTTTGTAG AACAAAATGTACATGTCTGGAAGGAGGAATTGTTCTTCTCTGGTTGCAAAAACAATCTTTTACGTTTATGTAATGATCTTCTAAGAAGGCTCTCTAGAACAACAGCAACAGTATTTTGTGGAAagattcttttatttttagcaaaattcttcccattttctgaacgtTCTGGCTTAAATATTGTGAGtgaatttaatttagaaaatgtgaCAGAATATGGTACAGATCCAACTGATGATGATGGCATTAGTGATATCAGTAAATCGGgagaggaaaaaaatattatagattttACATTTTACTGCAAGTTTTGGCAACTTCAGGACTTTTTTAGAAATCCAAATCAATGCTACAATAAAGTTCAATGGAAACTTTTTAGCTCA CATGCTACTAATGTGTTAAATACATTTCAAGGAATAAAACTAGATTATGTAACTTCTACAGAGAAGTCGTCAAATTTGggatattttgcaaaatatctTACTAGCCAAAAACTGTTGGATTTACAGTTGCATGATGTAAATTTTAGAAGATCTGTTCTATTACAATTCTTGATTGTTTTCCAGTACTTTACTTCCACAGTTAAATTTAAATC GGATGCATATGAGTTAAAGAATGATCAAAAAGAATGGATAAGTACAAACACAGAGAAAGTTTATAACTTGTTGAGAGAAACTCCACCAGATGGAGAAGAATTTGctcaaattgtcaaaaatttaatGCATCGGGAGGAATTGTGGAATGCATGGAAAAATGATAGTTGTCCAG aAATTAAGAAGACCTTACCTCAGTCAGTGGAAGTATCAGAAAGTAAAAAAGATGCAGATAAACGTTTATTGGGAGATATTACAAAAGAGGCTAACAATCAAGGGAAGTACTTTATAGGCAG CGGTGAATTAACTAAACTATGGAATCAATGCCCAAATAATTTAGAAGCGTGTAAAGGAAGAAATTTCTTACCAACATTAGAGGAATTCTTCTCGGAACCCATTCAACAATTGGAAACTAACCACAAAATAGATGATAGTATCTTAAAAGATGGTAATTTAGGATGGAGAGCATTAAGACTACTAGCAAGGCGCAGTCCTCAATTTTTTACCTATGGTACAACAGTTACAAACTCGCTATCGAGCTATTTAGAagttatgattaaaaaaatagcCCATGAGAAGCCTGGAAAGGAAGTCACtcaagaaaatcaaaatgatagTGAAATGGATAATATTCTAACAGAAACAGATCAAGCAACGGAGGATTTAAAACCTACAGATCAAGAAGAATTTGTAGAAGATACTATTGTCAGacctgaaagaaaaaatattactttgcAACAATTGATGTACCTCAGTGAGAAGATTGCACCAAATTGGCAGAAATTAGCAACAAAATTAG ggtttaaaaaagatgaaattgaattttttgaaaaagagaaCCCTACCTCAGTAGAACAAGCGCGGAACTTACTACAATTATGGTTTGAAGATGACGAAGATGCTACGCTAGAGAATTTGGCGTATACTTTAGAAGGTCTGGAAATGAACGAAGCAGCAGAAGCAAtcaaaagtgaaattaataTAGAAGTTTCGtaa